The Desmodus rotundus isolate HL8 chromosome 3, HLdesRot8A.1, whole genome shotgun sequence genome includes a region encoding these proteins:
- the IL26 gene encoding interleukin-26 yields MRGNCILKSGLLLVTLSLAIAKHKQSHFAKSCYPKGTLLRAVDMLYVKVAWLKATIPEDHIKNIRLLKKKSKKLFMKNCRFQEQLLSFFMEDVFGQLQLQVCKEIHFVEEFHSLRQKLSRCISCASSAREMKSITRIKRIFYEIGNRGIYKAITELDILLSWIKQFLENIK; encoded by the exons atGCGGGGGAATTGCATTTTGAAGTCTGGGTTGCTGCTTGTTACTCTGTCTCTTGCTATTGCCAAGCACAAGCAATCTCACTTCGCCAAGAGCTGTTACCCAAAGGGAACCCTGTTGCGGGCTGTTGACATGCTCTACGTCAAGGTGGCATGGCTCAAGGCAACAATTCCA GAAGACCACATAAAAAATATAcgattattaaaaaagaaatcaaaaaagctATTCATG AAAAACTGCAGATTCCAAGAACAGCTTCTGTCTTTCTTCATGGAAGATGTTTTTGGACAACTCCAATTACAAGTTTGCAAGGAAATACACTTTGTGGAAGAATTTCATAGCCTTAGGCAGAAATTGAGCCGCTGT ATTTCCTGTGCTTCATCAGCTAGAGAGATGAAATCCATTACCaggataaaaagaatattttatgag ATTGGAAACAGAGGAATCTACAAAGCTATCACTGAGCTGGATATTCTTCTTTCCTGGATTAAGCAATTCCTGGAAAATATTAAGTAA